CATCTTCATTATCTGAGTCGTCGTCGAAATTGGGGAAGAAACGGGCTGTGGTATTTGTTGATGTAGTGggagtggttgttgttgttgtggtgggcGTTGTAGGTGAGGTAGTTGTGGTAGGtgatgttgttgatgttgtagGTGTGGCGGGCGAAAGGGTAACAGTTGTGGTTGTGGGAGTTGATGGTACAAGTGTTGATGTCGTTGTAACGACAGAAGTGGTGCTTGTGCTGGGATTCTTTAGTGAGGTGAATTTATTGATAAAGTCCTGAGAGACAACACGTCCACTAGCAACATCTTCATGGAAACGCTTTCCAGCATGTAAACGCTGTCTATTAAACAACTGATATCTTTGTTCTGCACCAGATTTGGGGATCTGCTTACCTATgtaacacaaaacaaaaacacaaaaaaataattcaagttTGGATAATGCCACTTCCAATCCACAATGTTGTGTAGAGTGATTCCTTACCTGAGGCGGGTAGTGTCACGGCTGCTAGGCCGAGCAACAGAATGGCAACTTTGAAGAAATACATTACGGTGGTGTACTTTGAAGTGTGAAGCGTTACTCCTCTCTACCAGGACACCTCGATTCGTTCTTTTTGAAACTAAATTCTACCCAATTGgggaaatataattttataaagaaatattttgctttttcttgTAATATTATGTTACTCCAAGTGTTTGGAGCTCACTGATCGATAAGCCCTACAAACGCAATATTTATATGATGAACCATGGCAAAAAGCCTAACGAAATAGGCCTAAATTCTGTTTCTACCATACTATCATGTAATAcatatgaacaacaacaactacaatataAATTATCATCGATATGCTGTTTATACATTTACAACATACAACAACCACAATAGGCGTAGCTAGCGCTCGTTTAGCTACACTTGCCTTTACAGAACGTTGtaagttaatttacataaatcgcataaaaattgcaaatcaaGATATTTGAATAACCGTCGCTGGCATAGGCCTAAGAGAAACCAACTAACTTAGGTAGCATCAATTCTTTCCCGTTATTTTACAGTAACAGCAGCGAAAGAATCTATAGgcatacatatgaatacataaATATCTCACACTATTTACTTTACACATTATAGTTTACAGCAGATtggtgtatatacaaaatacattgtatatacatttagtaaCACATAATCAACATTAGTCTAATCTTTAGTTTtctcaaatagttttttggCTCACCTGCCATATTCAGTGCCGCATTCTCATGCACGTAACCTTTAATGATTGCCTGTTCACTTTAAAGAAATGTAATAAACACATTTCAGTAATCCcgtatgatcaaatttgacccggactggtatATAACTGCTCGCAAAACTCGAATCGATACAAATATTCCTCATAGAttgataaaaacttttttatatttgtttacgaCGTGAAAAGTCTATCAGGCGATATTTACCATGTGTTCCCAAGAGAATTACGACTACAGAATCGGAATGTTGCGGAAGTGTTTTGGGGAGTCAACCATATTTTATCACGAACACAAATTTGAGTACcgcaaagcattcagtgaagagCGTCAAATCACCGAGAACTTCAAGTTGTTCAGTCACCTCTGTTAATGTTGATAACATCGAAAgggttaaagaaacagtgctttaAAATCGTTGTGGTGGCGTTAAAGTGACAGTAGAGGATCTAAACAACTCTTACGAATCGAATCAATACATTTTGATTAACGCGCTTCATATGTCAATGCAAGATTCATACCAAAATCCCTGTATTTCTTAGAAGAACGACATCGATTATAagtcgcaaaagagatgcttggcAACGTAACTGAGCATTACGTCGAAATTCTCCAACAATTTAGCGAATGACGCTCTAAAAATGAGTTGAAATTGAATGAAACCATTCCATTAAAGGCAATCTTAATCGATGCTTATAGCAAGTTATTGAAAACTAgacgaaatttcgggattcagCAACCCTAGTTTTGCAttctggcaactcacaactcTATCGTaaggtttaaaatttttgttgttatacataCACAGAACGTTTTGTCGGATATGAGCACTATTTATAatgcttacagtaacttaaaatattaatatcgacaaaaaaaatgaaattaaatctcGAACATTTTCACGCGATCTCTgcaacagtgcatcgatgaacttaattcaatttctggcgatgaagctccatcaaggacTAGTGTTTATTTATGATATACTGAATCCAGTCGAGGTTGTAGATTACTCCAAGAAAAAGATCGTGAAGATCGTGAAAAACCGGCtcttgttccggaaactattgatgctgggCGCagactgatattgcaagatcatCATGTGACATATCGTGGAATTAAGTCAACTATAGCCATTATTTTGTTCGAGCACTTAAACCATCGCTTTGATGAGTAATCCACCATCAGGTCTTGGCACTCAgcgacttctttttattcccgtacgaaaaaaataaattaagaggtcaacgtttttcgacacccgAAGAACCGGTTGATGAGTTCAGAAAGATTTTTTTGCTAATAACTCAAACAGAGTggcaaaaatgtttcaaaaattggttcaaacgcttgcaaatttataggttttttattttgaaacaaaaaaaaaaaataaagcgattttcgtggataaatatttgtttttgttcactaatcccgaaatataaaaaggcaacctacatatgtatacgtagtAGCTTGTAAGTAGGCGAAGTGAAATCTTCTTAATCCTTCAGTTTCGATTATACAGCTTTTGCGAAACTAGTATTTAATAACTTGAACTTGTAAATCTTCAACCTTTGGCGTCTTTAGAATTGACAAGAATATAAACAAAACGTTCAAGCAAATTTGTGGTGGATAAATGGGGCTTAGCTCTATACGTGCGATCCCCGTTTCGAAGATCAGAGTTAAAACTTAAACTAACTAAACCTAAAACACATCCTGAAAGCTCATAGCCAACTTAGCTTTAAGAAGAAACAACCAAAAGTTTGAACCAAGTAGCATTCGGTATGTACTtgtatgaccaaaaattgtccaaatcgaaccaaaactgttcaaagaatgaggtaccgaatatttggaccccaatACGTTTACTtgactttttattgaaaacatcaGTCAaagtgtgagatatataattaaaattcgaaGAGAATCCTTTCCGACATTCCCATACATGATTGAATCGAATCGGCTATATATTTCCCGTAGCCCGAGTAAGGTATATAGGAAGGTTGTCGAActttccggctgactttataccgcatatatcggccaatatgtaagttatctcaATTAAACTGCGTGAGCGTGTTTAAAACATAGTTCTAAAAATAATTGAGTCTATAACCCATAATATAACTTAATAAAGCATCAAATTTGATTCTAATTCATTTACAATTTCTTGGAGCAATGATTGTTTAATTctttcaccaaattttttaatgtgaaatttTGTCAATACTTGAAGTATTTCCCTAAGTCAACTATAGCCTGTGAtccttgcaacttgcaagggtATGAAATGTTAGCTCACATCCGAACatggcccttccttacttgttttctcgCGTTTTAATCCACCTAAACAGTTCTTATACAAAGTCAAAGGGCTAAGCGTTGCTTTGCTTGAATCGGCTCAGGGGCCTATGTTGAaagcgataataaagatttgatcAGATGGCATACCTTCGAAATGAGCCGCGTTGGCTAAAGCCAAGTTAGACTCGAAAATAAAACAGGACGACttaaatttaaacaacaaaagGGAGAGCGCGAATGTGTTGATGGAAAAAGTATGTAAGTATCGGAGAATTACACCAGTTGCACCTAGTAAGTTATGAACAAACTTTAGGTTTCTTCTTTCAcatttctttcatttattttccatttatttcaAACTTTCTTCGTAGCGATTCGTTAAGAATTAGACATTTATACGTAAAACACGTCTCCTATTGGACCCACGCCTATTACGAAAACGTCTCAAGCGacgttttgttgttggttttgtgtcGTCGATTTTGCTTGCGTCTTTGTCGTAAATAACGACGTTTCATTTGGTTACGTTTACGTGTTCTTCTAAGTTTCTGTTGACGACGACGTTGTAGTATGACACGTCGACGCTTTTGTTGTGAGCGGCGTCTAGCAAGTTGACGTTGGCTTAGTCGTCGGCGAAGCGCTTGTTGGCGTCGTCGTTGCTGTTGGCGTAGACGCTGATTGCGCTGACGCAACTGCCATTCGCTAGGACGGGCGAGAGCAGCACGTCCTAACTTTCCATGAAGGCTACCGTAGCTTAAACTGTGTTCATCGGAACCGTCGTCTTCAGCTTCTTTCAGCGCATTGTCATCTTGTTCATCTTCATCACGTCGGGCTTGTCAAAGTTGTAGGAATTATCAAACATGTAGGACTGGTCGCATATGTAGGACTTGTCGTAGAAGGGGAAGTTGTGGAAGGACTTGTAGTCATGTCTGGATATGTAGAAGTAGTCGGATCGTCTGGTGATGCTACTGGTATAGTATCGGAAGCAGGAGCAGGTTACAACAACCGTTGTAACACCCTTcagcatatttaaaaattgactGGTGATAGGACCTTGAGGCTTTACGTTCTCATATCGTCCCACTGATGCGGTGGATTGGCGTCGATTTTTGAATATGCTTCGATTCGCAGCATCTGGTCAAGGGAAACGACAAAAGTATAACAATGAATACACTTAGATGTTCTCGCAGAGCAGTCAACTTGTATGTAAATGACCTACCAACGAATTGAAGAGTTAGGAGAAAAACTAGCATGAGGGCTAATTGGAGTAAGCGCATTGTGCCgctaacttaagtaaaaattgccAAACTAGACGTATAATTGTGGTCGCTTTGCTCGATTTTCAGAAAAATCCAATTATATTAAAGGCTATCCCGaggcaaaataattaaatgtaatttcTCCGAATTCTAAAAGCAGTGAGAGTTGAGTACCCAAATAATAGTGAtagttagtaaaaatattgGTCATACACTTCGTAAATGCGAAAGCAATAAATCATCTCAACTACTGATCTGGGTTCTTGTTAAGTTTTGAGATCAATAGTAATTGTCTTCACGTGTCTGTGTTGATATGTAAACAACAGCGCTCAGTTGTTCAATTGATGCTGCTCCAAAATAAAATTAGCGGCAATTCAAGAACTCCGTTTACAGTTACCGAAACAGTATGCACACAAATAATTGCtaacaatttgttttaattacggCTCAAGCGACCGATTCAAGAGTGCAAAGTTGCCGCAGTGATCAAAGAGTAGAagaagaaaatgataaaatctGATCAATACTAAGCGATCTAAGGATTTTTcggattttttgtttacaacttTCGTTACAGTATTGGTATTTTAGTATGGATCcttaactttttcgaaaatatagtaCAGCCTAACAGGtgaattgaaaagtccccggcctaccacagtaaagaatattttttgacaaattcgTTTTTTTCAACATAGTTCTCTTTAATGGTGAGATACTCATTATAGCGTCCCTCGAACTTTTCGATACCAGTTTTATGGTACGATTtgtcttttgcttcaaaataggcctcagttttgGCTATCAGCTGTTCATTCGACAAAAAATTTCTTACCAGCAAGcgccaagtttttgctttaatttttttcccctTCAAAAAGGCAATATTTTACCAAcacgcgaaattcctttttatagattttttccCAATGACAAAAGTtacttcactcaaaatgatatatgGTAATTTACAAACTTATATGACGATTATAAACGCTAATTTTGttaggatatatgtatatatagatttaaTTTTAGTAGTGTCATCTCCGTGTCCGGCCGAGGACGTTTTAATTGACCTGGTTTGTTCACAGGAGATAGTGTAAATTTCTCAAATCCGCCGAGGAATTTTCTCCTCttattctttataatattagtatagataACTTGGTCGATGTGAAAATGTTAACCTTATAAAAGTGTTGTCTTGATCATTATATGGTAGGTATAATAGTTTTAGAGCTTCAGATCTACATAACATTGTGTATAGTAGTTAATAAGTAAGGTATTCTATTGAAATAAATTGGATAgaagtatttattatattttattttatgtaaaaaaatttattatatttaatttagttgaTGCAGTGATAAAATTGAGGGTAATGGGTTTGACAAATGATATAACGTGTCTTGAAAATGTTTGAACATTGTTTTGAAGACCTCTTTTCATATACCCGAACCTAGCTGCTCTTTATTTGTTCGGGTTCAAGATTATCTAActgaattaaattcatatatattgGGTTCGGTGGTTGATCCAGAGATCGCAAATAGAACTCAAGTTTACTCAggcatttaaattcatttttaagttCAGTGGCATATCTGAACGTATGAGCTCCCAAGAGTTTAAGCCTTGATCTCGCAAACAGGGGAGAGGTTTTCACATCGCCTTATTTCATTCAGCTTTTGCAGCTGGCAGGCCGGACGCCAGAACTCGTTCCCATTCTACTGATAATGGGGCTAGTGTGCTTTTCCTTACCAGCTTGTCAGCTTAACAGTTACCTGCTATTCCGCTGTGGTTTGGACCCATAATAAAAGGATCACAAAAAGTCCCGATGCCATTGATAGCGAGATTTTTTAAGCAACCTTAAACGAATGGTTAGTGAGCTCAAAGCAATCAATGTCTTCCCTACTCTGATCTCGATATTAGCCTTCAATGGAAGCTTTTTATCTAAGAATCTTAAGGTTGGAGCAGCTCCCGGCATACACGTAAATATTCAAGTACTGGCTTTAACATGAAATCTTTGTAGATCTAAGACTAGGtaccaattttttaaatgaagcaTATTTATCCAGAAAAGTTTAAAGCTGAAGTCCAAAGTGTCTTCTGTAACTGATGACGTAGATACAACCCTTTAAggtggaaaattgaaaaaaactttaagtaTGAGTTGTAATGTCTGTAtcatattaaagtaatgattaTTACTGTCGGCaaaagagttttatttaaaacactCACGCGATTTCgtatttcacttaaaattagtttattaaatcgaaaataaatagtataaattaattatgcttttaatacttaaaatatacattttgaaaCGAATCTATCAACTTTAGGCAGCTTGTCCAACGATTGCAGTTTCTGCCTTGTCACCGTCCAGAATGACGATCATCTGAGGTACGTTGTTCACCTGCGAGCGAAGGGGATACACAGTTTGCTCTTCCTCGAAATACGGGCTGCCGTTATTGAAGTTCTTCGTGGTGCGTTTCTTCAGTGATGACTTTTGCTTGGTTTTACGCATACCGTTTTTCGATGAGCGACGCTTGTTGCTAGTGCTCGACTTTCTCTGCTTTTTGTTGCTGCTACTACGACGCTTATTGCCACCATTGTTGACGCGACGACGACTTGCTGATCCTTTCTTCGTATTTCGCCTGCGTACAGAGTTGACGCGTTGATTTTGACGTTTGGCACTGTTCAGCCGATTAGCGACATTCTTCCTGTGATGTGTACGACGTACGTTGTTGTTGGTCTTGCGCTTGCGTACGCGCTGGCGACGACGTACGGCACGTTCCTCGGGCACTATACCATCATCGTCTTCCATCTCATCAACGCCGTTGGCAGCGCGTTGTACTCCGGCAGCTTTCCGTGCACGATAAACTTGATAGTTGTGGAAGCTTTTGAGATGACGAGCTAGGCGTGCCTGAGGTAGAGCGATAAGCAATATTAAAGATATGTTTTGTATAAAATCACGTGTTGTGTATTTCGGTTAACGCACCATCTCGGGTTGTTGCAATATCTCGGCATTCATAGCGAGCTCAAGATTTTCGGTTTTACTATCCTCAGCGCCGATGACAGCACTTTCGGTCTCAGCAACATCTCCCTCTCCCACCGGCTTACCTTGCTCTTCATCTGTCTTCTCTTCTACCTCTACAGGCACAATGGCGGGATTTTCAGACAATTCGGATTTTGCTGGTAAAGGCACACTAAGGACCTTGTCAGCTTCTGGCAGTGGCAATTCGAGTGCGACTTCGTCATTTCTTGCCTCAACAATTGCATCAGCAACAGATAGCGGTTCCTCTAAAGGGTCGTTTATGATAGTATTAGAAATTACTATAGTTCTGTTGCGTTCGATTAAGAATCGTATACGTACCAGCTGTGACGCTGCCTAGCAACGCAGCGGCGCATAAAAGCGCCAAGAAAACACACAACTTGGACTTGGCCATTGCGTGTTGAATACTTAAGAGTTAATGGTGTGTGTCGTATTTGCTTTCGGGACTTCAGCACACGTTTAGTTGCCAAGACGTTATGCGAACAACTAAAGCGCTGCTTACGCTCTTATATCGccattttatgtatattaaacaacAGCGATGGGCTATAAGCTAAACAATTTCAGTTCGAAGatcactttttattattatatgactAATCATGTTTGGTGCGTTGCTGTACACCACGATATTATCATATTCCGCTGACTGCCAAACGCTAGACTTTCTTTATGTTTCGCTGACACACAAATCGTTTTCTCTAAACATTTATTTGTTACCAATAGTTTAATGGGatgaaaagtattattttgacagttaaatgtaaaatttacgATCGCAAGCGGTGAAATTTAGCCAAAATATTTCAATCGAAGGCAAGACTTGTCTAAAAAGATGATACATAAGAAAGACAACGGGAAGTGAGGCGATATTGATTAATAGTTGAACTCTTTGGACAATCTGAGCTTATTGTTGGTCGTTTGGCTTTCGCCGAATATATGATTGTAGAAGGATTGAAAGAATGGAAAGCAAAATTGACGCGCTTGTAcacttttctgaaaaaaatagaGATTAATATTAACTATAAATCTGCGCAGTAAGTTCACTCAAACCTAACGAGTTAAATGCGTTTCTCtactttactaatttttttgtgcctgaattatttttctaatatttttttttatttgctcaaGCATATACCATTTCTCCCTTTATTTTGAAccacaatataaaaaatataagaattttctatttaatttttcaatatgttttaTTTCATCCGTTTATTTTTCGCCGTCAATTACATAATTCAAGTAGCATCGTATAGCTGTCGATTGTTAGTTAACCTATAATACTAAAATAGTTCACGTGTGGTCCGTCAGCGCTTGGAATCAACCCTGCAGCCTTACAGGACGTGCGACACGACGATTACCACGTCGCCGTTTGGCGCCACCGCCCACTTGATAGACGCGTACGTTCTTGCGTTTGTTGTTAACACGGCGACGACGGTTGCCTCCGCGACGACGACGGGTCTTACCGCCACCACGGCGCACCACATTGCGACGCGAGCCCTTGCGACGACGACGCACTAGCACACGATTGGCACGCGCCTCTTCGCTATCGGTCTCGCCACCTTCCATTAGCGCGACAACGCTGCCATTTGGTATGGCATCGAGTGCAGCACGCGGCACCAGTAGCGCCGTCTTGCCAGTCTTCTCGTCCACCACACTTTGTCCTTCGATTTCGATAATACCATCGGGTACCATAATTGCGCCGGCATGTTCGCGCGATACCATCATATTCGTGGGTTTGGCATTCTTCAATATGAGTTGTGCATTCAATTGGCTGGCACGATTGGCATCGTTGCTGATAACGGCAGCTTGATTTTTCAATTGACTACGCAGGCGTGGCGAGTGTGGTGCACGTGAGCGCAGATATACCAAATTATTGGCGACATCGTTTTCGTCATTCAAATTATCCGCATAATCATCATCATCGGCGTTGTACTCGAAATCGTCGTCGTCATCATCGTTAACTTCAACATTATTGTTACGTACAATATCGTCatcttcatcatcatcatcatcatttgCTGCATTGGCATTGTGAGCATCGTCCTCCTCATCATCGTCCGCATCATCATTGCTGTCGGCGCTGTTTTCGACTTGTGTTTTCTTATGCGTAGCTTCTTCTTCGTCGTCGTCCTCGATCTCTACAACTTTGAAGCCCTGTACCTCATGTCCATTGCCGTTTTCACGTGGC
The DNA window shown above is from Bactrocera tryoni isolate S06 chromosome 4, CSIRO_BtryS06_freeze2, whole genome shotgun sequence and carries:
- the LOC120774577 gene encoding myotubularin-related protein DDB_G0290005-like; this encodes MYFFKVAILLLGLAAVTLPASGKQIPKSGAEQRYQLFNRQRLHAGKRFHEDVASGRVVSQDFINKFTSLKNPSTSTTSVVTTTSTLVPSTPTTTTVTLSPATPTTSTTSPTTTTSPTTPTTTTTTTPTTSTNTTARFFPNFDDDSDNEDEDFVFALYHPDRNSIDNYEQEEGDDSDEVNIAGIGDLNDSVEDIGRAARARPSNWRRRVQRQRQRQRRLNRRRRQSQMKARRQRRRRQQRRRNQQKRRQLAKKKQRRHRRGGKKSRRTNKRRRIVRVKV
- the LOC120774578 gene encoding trichohyalin-like, which encodes MGPNHSGIAARRDEDEQDDNALKEAEDDGSDEHSLSYGSLHGKLGRAALARPSEWQLRQRNQRLRQQQRRRQQALRRRLSQRQLARRRSQQKRRRVILQRRRQQKLRRTRKRNQMKRRYLRQRRKQNRRHKTNNKTSLETFS
- the LOC120774579 gene encoding rRNA biogenesis protein rrp36; the protein is MLKAAASVAAVLLFVALVCAEPRQGQQKQVAQKQLRSGAAAAAPNHPYLFLTVPRENGNGHEVQGFKVVEIEDDDEEEATHKKTQVENSADSNDDADDDEEDDAHNANAANDDDDDEDDDIVRNNNVEVNDDDDDDFEYNADDDDYADNLNDENDVANNLVYLRSRAPHSPRLRSQLKNQAAVISNDANRASQLNAQLILKNAKPTNMMVSREHAGAIMVPDGIIEIEGQSVVDEKTGKTALLVPRAALDAIPNGSVVALMEGGETDSEEARANRVLVRRRRKGSRRNVVRRGGGKTRRRRGGNRRRRVNNKRKNVRVYQVGGGAKRRRGNRRVARPVRLQG